The Hevea brasiliensis isolate MT/VB/25A 57/8 chromosome 1, ASM3005281v1, whole genome shotgun sequence genome has a window encoding:
- the LOC110642083 gene encoding THO complex subunit 3 → MEETIPFKNLHSREYQGHKKKVHSVAWNCTGTKLASGSVDQTARVWLIEPHGHGKIKDIELKGHTDSVDQLCWDPKHTDLIATASGDKTVRLWDARSGKCSQQAELSGENINITYRPDGTHVAVGNRDDELTILDVRKFKPIHRRKFNYEVNEIAWNMTGEMFLLTTGNGTVEVLAYPSLRPLDTVVAHTAGCYCIAIDPKGRYFAVGSADSLVSLWDISEMLCVRTFTKLEWPVRTISFNHTGDYIASASEDLFVDISNVHTGRSLHQIPCKAAMNSVEWNPKYNLLAYAGDDKTKYQTDEGVFRIFGFENP, encoded by the exons ATGGAGGAAACGATACCGTTTAAGAATCTTCATAGCAGAGAGTATCAAGGTCACAAGAAGAAG GTGCATTCGGTAGCTTGGAATTGTACTGGCACGAAGCTTGCTTCTGGTTCTGTTGACCAAACAGCTCGTGTTTGGCTCATTGAGCCTCACGGCCAT GGTAAAATTAAAGACATTGAATTGAAGGGACATACTGATAGTGTGGATCAGCTTTGTTGGGACCCCAAGCACACTGATCTGATAGCGACTGCATCAGGTGACAAGACGGTTCGTCTGTGGGATGCTCGTA GTGGAAAATGCTCTCAGCAGGCAGAACTTAGTGGGGAGAATATAAACATCACCTATAGACCTGATGGAACCCATGTAGCTGTTGGGAACAGG GATGATGAACTGACAATACTGGATGTTCGCAAATTTAAGCCAATTCATAGGCGCAAGTTCAATTATGAG GTAAATGAGATTGCTTGGAATATGACAGGAGAGATGTTCCTTTTGACAACTGGGAATG GTACTGTTGAAGTGCTAGCATACCCATCTCTTCGACCACTTGACACAGTTGTAGCTCATACAGCTGGTTGCTACTGCATTGCAATAGATCCAAAGGGAAG ATACTTTGCAGTTGGAAGTGCTGATTCCTTAGTTAGCCTTTGGGATATCTCAGAGATGCTTTGTGTCCGAACATTTACGAAGCTAGA ATGGCCTGTCAGGACAATAAGCTTCAACCACACGGGAGATTATATCGCATCTGCTAGCGAAGACTTGTTCGTTGATATA TCCAATGTTCATACTGGACGCTCCTTGCATCAAATCCCATGTAAAGCTGCCATGAATAGTGTTGAGTGGAATCCTAAGTACAATTTGCTTGCATATGCTGGGGATGATAAGACCAAATATCAGACTGATGAAG gtgtttttcgaatatttggctttgagaatcccTAA